The proteins below come from a single Tenuifilum thalassicum genomic window:
- a CDS encoding FeoB-associated Cys-rich membrane protein — protein MVQEILVYLIIAGAIAYTAYNVYQIFNPKKINSGKCAGCSTGSCEIKSFANKKI, from the coding sequence ATGGTGCAAGAGATTTTAGTTTACCTGATAATAGCTGGTGCAATAGCTTATACGGCATACAATGTTTATCAAATTTTTAATCCTAAGAAGATAAACTCTGGTAAGTGTGCCGGATGCTCAACGGGTTCATGTGAAATAAAGAGTTTTGCAAACAAGAAAATTTAA
- a CDS encoding heavy-metal-associated domain-containing protein: protein MKTVNLKVKNMKCMGCVNSIQNSLTGMNGINDVKIDLTNQTVTLTYESDNALEDVFSKLKDIGYPAEKL from the coding sequence ATGAAAACAGTAAATCTTAAGGTGAAAAACATGAAATGTATGGGATGTGTTAACTCCATACAAAATAGCCTTACTGGGATGAATGGGATTAATGATGTTAAAATTGATTTAACCAATCAAACAGTAACGCTTACGTATGAATCCGATAATGCACTAGAAGATGTTTTTTCTAAACTAAAAGATATAGGATATCCAGCCGAGAAATTATAG
- a CDS encoding sulfide-dependent adenosine diphosphate thiazole synthase, producing the protein MEYLVSKGIVDSYFEKFKKILNVDVAIVGGGPSGLLASYYLAKNGVNVVLFERKLAPGGGMWGGAMMFNDIIVQHEALPIVNELGINHKPYAEGLYVIDSLQATSSLIYHASKAGATLMNCISVEDVVIQDEKVNGVVINWAPVHRERMHVDPIIVTAKVVLDATGHDCEVARILERKNGIKLNTPTGSVIGERSMSVYEAEKTTIENTKEIYPGLFVSGMAANGVSGSFRMGPIFGGMLLSGQKVANTILNAVNQTV; encoded by the coding sequence ATGGAGTATCTGGTTTCCAAAGGAATTGTTGATTCCTACTTCGAAAAATTCAAAAAAATCCTAAATGTAGATGTTGCCATCGTAGGTGGCGGTCCTTCAGGACTTTTAGCATCCTACTACCTGGCTAAGAATGGTGTAAACGTCGTTCTTTTCGAACGCAAATTAGCTCCAGGAGGTGGAATGTGGGGCGGTGCCATGATGTTTAACGATATTATAGTCCAACACGAGGCATTGCCAATTGTTAATGAGTTAGGGATAAACCACAAACCTTACGCTGAAGGATTATATGTAATTGACTCCCTTCAGGCAACATCTTCGCTAATCTACCATGCAAGCAAAGCAGGCGCTACGCTAATGAACTGCATTTCCGTTGAGGATGTTGTCATACAAGACGAAAAAGTAAACGGTGTAGTTATAAACTGGGCTCCAGTTCACCGCGAAAGGATGCACGTTGATCCTATCATTGTAACTGCAAAAGTTGTTCTTGACGCAACCGGTCACGATTGTGAAGTGGCAAGAATCCTAGAGCGCAAGAATGGCATTAAACTTAACACACCAACTGGAAGCGTAATTGGGGAACGTAGTATGAGTGTTTACGAGGCCGAGAAAACTACCATTGAAAACACCAAAGAGATTTATCCGGGTTTGTTTGTCTCGGGCATGGCTGCAAATGGTGTTAGTGGAAGTTTCCGCATGGGGCCAATATTTGGAGGTATGCTTCTTTCTGGTCAAAAAGTTGCAAATACCATACTTAACGCAGTTAATCAAACAGTTTAG
- the thiE gene encoding thiamine phosphate synthase, translating to MIRKEEGFGLYVIITRPTLSYTTIAEQCVKLGIKMLQLREKHLDDRHLLKVARELRQITKGTNTKLVINDRPDIAALCDADYLHLGQDDIPIEEARKIVGNMKIGLSTHSIAQAKEALTKNPDYIGFGPIYPTNAKAKPDPPVGTEQLKQVVEFSSVPVVAIGGIFPENIEEVLSAGATSIAMVRHLMQTEFFTECAKMIIERIENYEYSTSICS from the coding sequence ATGATAAGAAAAGAAGAAGGGTTTGGGCTATATGTAATTATTACACGCCCAACCCTTTCATATACTACAATAGCTGAGCAATGTGTTAAGTTGGGTATTAAAATGCTACAGCTAAGAGAAAAGCATCTTGACGATAGGCATCTTCTGAAAGTAGCTCGTGAACTCAGACAAATCACCAAGGGAACCAATACAAAACTTGTAATAAACGACCGACCTGATATTGCAGCACTTTGCGATGCCGATTACCTACACCTTGGACAAGATGATATACCAATTGAAGAGGCTCGCAAGATTGTAGGGAATATGAAGATTGGATTATCGACCCATTCCATTGCACAAGCCAAAGAAGCCCTAACGAAAAATCCCGATTACATCGGCTTTGGTCCAATTTATCCAACTAATGCTAAAGCAAAACCCGACCCACCTGTTGGAACTGAACAGCTAAAACAGGTAGTAGAGTTTAGTAGCGTACCAGTTGTTGCAATTGGAGGAATCTTTCCTGAAAATATTGAGGAAGTTCTTAGTGCTGGAGCAACTAGCATTGCCATGGTACGTCACCTAATGCAAACAGAATTTTTTACAGAATGTGCTAAAATGATAATTGAAAGGATTGAAAACTATGAATACTCAACTTCAATATGCAGCTAA
- the thiC gene encoding phosphomethylpyrimidine synthase ThiC: MNTQLQYAAKGIVTPEMEQAALHDGVSPNWICAQIAAGRCVIPKNKNHNIKARAIGDGLPTKINANIGTSGKHCSINEELEKLKIAAKYGADSIMDLSTGGDLFLILSEVLKNSPVMVGTVPIYTVVARKGELGLSDEFIFDPEELFHEIEEQAKLGVDFMTLHCAVTRESIRYLKTHKRVTGIVSRGGSLIYRYIKQTGKENPLYEQYDRVLEICQRYDVTISLGDGLRPGSGADANDHSQIEELLIQGDLVRRAQEKGVQVMVEGPGHMPLNQIEANMKLMKRICYGAPLYVLGPLTTDAAAGYDHIAGAIGGAIAATHGANFLCYVTPAEHLCLPNIDDVKQGVIASRIAAHSADIANGLPLATLNDLNLSRARYELNWNEMFKYMIDPENARKRKNDSESEKDDYCTMCGELCAMKTYKNSSN, translated from the coding sequence ATGAATACTCAACTTCAATATGCAGCTAAGGGAATAGTCACCCCAGAAATGGAGCAAGCTGCCTTACACGATGGCGTTTCACCCAATTGGATATGCGCTCAAATTGCAGCAGGGCGGTGTGTTATTCCTAAAAACAAAAATCACAACATAAAAGCCAGAGCAATAGGTGATGGTCTTCCAACAAAAATTAATGCTAATATTGGAACATCTGGAAAGCATTGCTCCATAAACGAAGAGTTAGAAAAGTTAAAAATTGCTGCCAAATATGGCGCCGATTCAATAATGGACCTTTCAACGGGAGGCGATTTATTTCTAATTCTCTCAGAAGTTCTAAAGAACTCACCAGTAATGGTTGGCACGGTTCCAATCTATACCGTTGTAGCAAGAAAAGGAGAATTAGGCTTAAGCGATGAATTTATTTTTGACCCCGAGGAACTATTCCATGAAATTGAGGAGCAGGCAAAATTGGGCGTTGATTTCATGACCCTACACTGCGCTGTGACTCGCGAAAGTATTCGCTATCTCAAGACACATAAAAGAGTTACAGGCATTGTAAGCCGAGGAGGTTCATTAATTTATCGTTATATTAAACAAACAGGTAAAGAGAATCCTCTATACGAGCAATACGACAGAGTACTAGAAATATGCCAAAGGTACGATGTAACTATAAGTTTAGGAGATGGATTGCGCCCTGGTAGTGGCGCCGATGCAAACGACCACAGTCAAATTGAAGAACTGCTTATTCAAGGCGATTTAGTTAGGCGTGCCCAAGAAAAAGGAGTTCAAGTTATGGTTGAAGGCCCAGGTCACATGCCTCTCAACCAAATCGAAGCTAACATGAAACTAATGAAACGTATTTGTTATGGTGCTCCCCTTTACGTTTTAGGCCCACTTACTACCGATGCTGCAGCGGGTTACGACCATATTGCAGGTGCAATTGGCGGTGCAATTGCTGCCACCCATGGTGCTAATTTCCTTTGTTATGTTACCCCCGCAGAACATCTCTGCTTACCTAATATCGATGACGTTAAACAAGGTGTTATTGCTAGCCGAATTGCTGCACATTCTGCCGACATTGCTAATGGTCTCCCACTCGCTACATTAAACGATCTAAATTTATCGCGAGCTCGGTATGAGCTAAACTGGAACGAAATGTTCAAGTATATGATTGACCCAGAAAATGCACGCAAAAGAAAAAATGATTCGGAAAGCGAGAAGGACGATTACTGCACAATGTGCGGAGAATTATGCGCAATGAAAACTTACAAAAACTCAAGTAACTAA
- the thiD gene encoding bifunctional hydroxymethylpyrimidine kinase/phosphomethylpyrimidine kinase — translation MVHICCIAAHDTSNGAGITHDCIVAHDFGIMAHPVITAITTQSFYNVEKIEPIYPEIVKMQLESIFRNFPIAAIKIGMLYDPETIKAVAGTISQHPDAITIVDPIIKSSGGENLLARKGYNTLKEELLPLANIITPNRNELEQLSEMAINSIDDALKAAQVISSQYKCNVLVKGGHFDGTILEDFLIGNNLKTSVTHERRNYRYNHGSGCTLSTALTCALALGYNNQEALRHAVNYTTKYFDSMNISMFE, via the coding sequence ATGGTTCACATTTGCTGTATAGCTGCTCACGATACAAGCAATGGTGCTGGCATTACGCACGATTGTATTGTTGCTCATGATTTTGGCATAATGGCACATCCTGTTATTACAGCCATAACTACTCAGTCGTTTTACAATGTAGAAAAGATTGAACCCATTTATCCTGAAATAGTTAAAATGCAGTTAGAAAGTATTTTCAGAAATTTTCCAATAGCTGCAATTAAAATCGGAATGCTTTACGATCCAGAAACTATTAAAGCTGTTGCAGGAACTATTTCTCAACATCCCGATGCGATTACAATAGTTGACCCCATCATTAAATCGAGCGGTGGAGAAAACCTTTTGGCTAGGAAAGGATATAATACCTTAAAAGAAGAGTTATTACCCTTGGCAAATATTATCACTCCTAACAGAAATGAGCTCGAACAACTTTCAGAAATGGCTATTAACAGCATTGATGATGCGTTAAAAGCAGCACAAGTAATTTCAAGCCAGTATAAATGCAATGTTTTGGTTAAAGGTGGCCATTTTGATGGAACTATTTTAGAAGATTTCCTAATTGGCAACAACCTAAAAACATCTGTTACTCACGAACGTCGAAATTATAGGTACAACCATGGTAGCGGATGTACTCTTTCAACAGCACTAACATGCGCTTTAGCACTTGGATACAATAATCAGGAAGCTCTAAGGCATGCAGTAAACTACACTACCAAGTATTTTGATAGCATGAACATATCAATGTTTGAGTAG
- a CDS encoding tetratricopeptide repeat protein, translated as MSLIVSLVSVSETTVDYNYDEYDKRLYQAFVTGKMDDWEKVIGELEVLVSISPSPTTRFKLLHAQYGYIGYLLGNKQIDKAEKLIEKAEDNANILVKSSNYKSSSKAIQAALLAYRISISPYKVPFLGPKSASLINEALSIDPSNIYAIIEKGNAMHYAPSIVGGNPIEAIAYYRKAIEQIELEKPLKKTWWYINTYTQMGLAAKKAGDKRLAKNIYLKILAIEPNYKWVRDELLPSLSEKD; from the coding sequence ATGTCCCTTATTGTTTCGTTGGTTAGTGTTAGCGAAACCACTGTTGACTATAACTATGATGAGTACGATAAGCGTTTATACCAAGCTTTTGTTACTGGCAAAATGGATGACTGGGAAAAGGTGATAGGCGAACTCGAGGTTTTGGTTTCCATATCACCTTCACCAACAACTCGATTTAAACTTTTGCATGCTCAATATGGTTATATTGGTTACTTATTAGGAAATAAGCAGATAGATAAAGCTGAAAAGCTAATAGAAAAAGCTGAAGATAATGCCAATATATTAGTAAAATCATCAAATTATAAATCGTCTTCTAAAGCCATTCAGGCTGCATTGCTGGCATACCGAATTTCAATAAGCCCTTATAAGGTTCCTTTTCTTGGGCCTAAAAGTGCCTCACTTATAAATGAAGCATTATCCATTGACCCATCCAATATCTATGCAATTATTGAAAAAGGGAATGCTATGCATTATGCACCTTCAATAGTAGGAGGAAATCCTATTGAAGCCATTGCTTATTATCGTAAAGCTATTGAGCAAATAGAATTGGAAAAACCGCTCAAAAAGACCTGGTGGTATATAAATACTTACACTCAAATGGGGCTGGCTGCCAAGAAAGCAGGTGATAAGAGGCTCGCAAAAAACATCTATTTAAAAATTTTGGCCATAGAACCAAACTACAAGTGGGTGAGGGATGAACTTCTACCTAGCTTATCTGAAAAAGATTGA
- a CDS encoding glycosyltransferase family 2 protein — protein sequence MISFYVVLPFVLFACVRFFVVLFNYLSQPYLQSFPVKTQTFISVLIPALNKENNILYLLSNLQVQSYSHFEVIIYGFLTDSAKQTVKNFVQSDKRFQIVYCEETSDERLNKNKAYQELANRAKGEYFLFIDPSARITKNVIENSISYIQYKKLDLLLFFPYQILGSLAEAISVPFMQWVLLSLNPLKFMSLRKLILLFETNSQMILLSADFFRDHFQEMLQNKSWKKIKTNQKKIKRLKFKAEVLLGLPSDIRCRMYPNPADAINGVSENIFQLFSQNHYFMIGLAAFTTIGPILVLTFLPFPLIFVYFFSVLMARILVADLSKHSIIKTVLLFPFQQIAFLLMVIKWERNQKKVKLIWKGRKII from the coding sequence ATGATTTCGTTTTACGTAGTTTTGCCTTTTGTGCTTTTTGCGTGCGTACGTTTTTTTGTTGTTCTATTCAACTATCTCTCTCAGCCCTATTTGCAATCTTTTCCTGTTAAAACACAAACTTTTATTTCTGTTTTAATCCCTGCTCTTAATAAGGAGAATAATATACTATATTTACTTTCCAACTTGCAAGTTCAATCCTATTCGCACTTTGAGGTTATCATTTACGGCTTTTTAACCGACTCTGCTAAGCAAACTGTTAAAAATTTTGTACAGAGCGATAAGCGGTTTCAAATAGTATATTGCGAAGAAACTTCAGATGAAAGGTTGAATAAAAATAAGGCTTACCAAGAATTGGCAAACCGAGCAAAAGGAGAATACTTTCTTTTTATTGATCCTAGTGCAAGGATAACAAAGAATGTAATTGAGAATTCCATTTCATACATTCAGTATAAGAAACTTGATCTACTTTTATTTTTCCCCTATCAGATTTTAGGATCATTGGCAGAGGCTATATCGGTTCCTTTTATGCAGTGGGTTTTGCTATCGTTGAATCCATTAAAATTTATGTCTTTGAGAAAGCTCATATTGCTATTTGAAACAAATAGTCAAATGATATTGCTTAGTGCCGATTTCTTCCGTGATCATTTTCAAGAAATGCTTCAAAATAAATCTTGGAAGAAAATTAAAACGAATCAAAAAAAAATAAAACGGTTAAAGTTTAAAGCAGAAGTTTTACTTGGCTTGCCTAGTGATATACGTTGCAGGATGTACCCTAATCCTGCTGATGCAATAAATGGTGTGTCTGAAAATATTTTCCAGTTATTCAGTCAAAACCATTACTTTATGATAGGACTTGCTGCTTTTACAACTATTGGCCCTATACTTGTTCTTACATTTTTACCATTCCCTCTGATTTTTGTTTATTTCTTTTCGGTTTTAATGGCAAGGATACTTGTTGCTGATCTTTCAAAACATAGTATTATTAAAACTGTTTTACTATTTCCATTTCAACAGATAGCCTTTTTGTTAATGGTTATCAAATGGGAAAGAAACCAGAAAAAGGTGAAACTCATTTGGAAGGGTAGAAAAATAATATAG
- a CDS encoding lysophospholipid acyltransferase family protein encodes MEVIKPPKIDLFYFLFKVYANLLLNLHFREIRIEGDFTPDNRSVLLIPNHFSWWDGFFAWKLNTMLLRKEFYLMMLESELKKHRFLKKLGAYAIVPTSKGMLESLRFASEVLTQPNNVLVYYPQGRLHSQHHMGLEFQKGIERIAQQSDNFRLLMCANLIDYYNYKKPSLTIYLQEYDRLTDFSLTQFQLTYNLFLKQSIYKQDKLYKQ; translated from the coding sequence ATGGAAGTAATTAAACCTCCAAAAATCGATTTGTTTTATTTTCTCTTTAAGGTATACGCCAATCTTTTGTTAAATCTACATTTTAGGGAAATTCGCATTGAGGGCGACTTTACTCCCGATAACCGCTCAGTACTCTTAATCCCAAACCATTTTAGCTGGTGGGACGGTTTTTTTGCCTGGAAGCTCAACACCATGCTTCTTCGCAAAGAGTTTTATCTGATGATGCTCGAAAGTGAACTTAAGAAGCATCGGTTTTTAAAAAAACTCGGTGCGTATGCAATTGTTCCAACTTCAAAAGGTATGCTTGAAAGTTTAAGGTTTGCTTCGGAGGTTCTAACGCAGCCAAACAATGTTTTGGTGTATTACCCACAGGGGAGGCTTCACAGTCAACATCACATGGGACTTGAGTTTCAAAAGGGTATTGAACGAATTGCACAGCAGTCAGATAATTTTAGGCTTTTAATGTGTGCGAACCTTATCGACTACTATAATTACAAAAAGCCTTCGCTAACCATTTACCTACAAGAATATGATAGGTTAACCGACTTTAGTTTGACTCAATTTCAGCTGACATACAATCTTTTTCTTAAACAGAGTATATATAAACAGGATAAACTTTATAAACAATGA
- a CDS encoding tetratricopeptide repeat protein — MEKFNKLLAEGKFEQAKEYLESLNPDDEETIYCWGRLYSRMGQESKALGFYAKVLEINPNHEEAKARIELANGIFSFRDPNLFNH, encoded by the coding sequence ATGGAAAAGTTCAATAAATTACTTGCTGAAGGAAAGTTTGAGCAGGCAAAAGAGTACTTAGAATCTCTTAACCCAGATGATGAAGAAACTATTTATTGTTGGGGTCGGCTTTACTCACGAATGGGGCAAGAGTCAAAAGCGTTGGGTTTCTATGCGAAGGTTCTAGAAATAAATCCAAATCACGAGGAGGCAAAAGCAAGAATTGAACTTGCTAATGGGATTTTTTCTTTTCGCGATCCAAATCTATTTAATCATTAA
- the nadD gene encoding nicotinate (nicotinamide) nucleotide adenylyltransferase: protein MKVGLFFGSFNPIHTGHLVIAEYILEFSDLDEIWFVVSPLNPLKKADELESDEHRLNMAKLAIHENNTRLKVCDVEMNLPRPSYTIDTLKVLKSTYPDYNFVLIIGSDTVETLPKWKGYDELISSYDFMVYPRECNAYKQEFPSERFSLVDAPIIGISATLIRSIIAKDKDVLGYVPDDVWDYIERNRLYGYKGIRILNE from the coding sequence ATGAAAGTAGGCCTCTTTTTCGGTTCATTTAATCCAATTCATACAGGTCACCTGGTGATTGCCGAGTATATCCTAGAATTCTCAGATCTTGATGAGATATGGTTTGTGGTTAGCCCTCTTAATCCGCTTAAAAAAGCCGATGAACTAGAATCCGATGAGCACCGGTTGAATATGGCTAAGCTTGCAATACATGAGAATAATACAAGGCTGAAAGTATGTGATGTGGAAATGAACTTACCAAGGCCGTCATATACTATTGATACCTTAAAGGTGCTGAAAAGTACTTATCCCGATTATAATTTTGTTTTAATTATTGGTTCCGATACTGTGGAAACACTCCCCAAGTGGAAGGGATATGACGAACTTATTTCTTCCTATGATTTTATGGTTTATCCAAGGGAATGTAATGCATACAAGCAGGAGTTCCCATCGGAACGTTTTAGCCTTGTAGATGCTCCTATAATTGGCATTTCAGCAACTCTTATTCGATCAATTATTGCTAAAGATAAAGATGTATTGGGTTATGTACCCGATGATGTTTGGGATTACATTGAGCGTAACAGGTTATATGGTTATAAGGGGATAAGGATATTAAATGAGTAA
- the gmk gene encoding guanylate kinase: protein MEGKLLIFSAPSGAGKTTIVKHLLEKFPQLEFSISACSRKPRDGEIHGKDYYFLTVEEFKEKIERGEFVEWEEVYPGSYYGTLWSELKRIWDKGHHVMFDVDVKGGLNLKKKFPKNSLAVFVKPPSIDELRKRLLKRGTETEETINVRIGKAQEELSFAPQFDYILTNNQVESAFVEAETVVRKFLFE from the coding sequence ATGGAAGGTAAACTCCTAATATTTTCAGCGCCATCAGGGGCGGGAAAAACAACAATTGTAAAGCACCTGCTTGAAAAGTTCCCTCAACTTGAGTTTTCTATTTCGGCCTGCAGCCGTAAACCCCGAGATGGTGAAATTCACGGTAAGGATTACTACTTCCTGACAGTTGAAGAATTTAAAGAAAAAATTGAAAGGGGAGAGTTTGTTGAATGGGAAGAGGTGTATCCTGGATCATACTATGGAACTTTATGGTCGGAGTTAAAACGTATTTGGGACAAAGGGCATCATGTAATGTTTGATGTTGATGTAAAAGGTGGACTTAACCTAAAAAAGAAGTTCCCCAAAAATTCGCTTGCTGTTTTTGTTAAACCACCTTCTATTGATGAGTTAAGGAAAAGGTTGTTGAAACGGGGTACTGAAACCGAAGAAACAATTAATGTTAGAATAGGCAAGGCGCAAGAGGAATTGTCCTTTGCGCCCCAATTCGATTACATCCTTACAAACAATCAGGTTGAGAGTGCATTTGTAGAAGCAGAAACCGTGGTTAGAAAATTTTTATTTGAATAG
- a CDS encoding YicC/YloC family endoribonuclease: MLLSMTGFGKAEREYKNKKIVVEVRSLNSKQLDLNTRLPGVYRDLEMEIRNLVSKELQRGKVDLSISVEETAETKAIPINEAVFMAYYNQLNSISKNNDLELNPSTAIPAVLRLPEVVKATKEEIEPDELKVVKETCLDALRALVDFRKQEGAILQNDLLSRVQHILDYLDKVIPFEKQRIENVRNRLAESLKLLSNDIKVDANRFEQEVIYYLEKLDITEEKVRLKQHCNYFTETVALNEPVGRKLGFIAQEMGREINTLGSKANDAEIQRIVVMMKDELEKIKEQVLNIL; the protein is encoded by the coding sequence ATGCTTTTATCAATGACTGGCTTTGGAAAGGCCGAAAGGGAGTATAAAAACAAAAAGATTGTTGTTGAGGTCCGTTCCCTTAACTCAAAACAACTTGATTTAAACACTAGACTTCCTGGTGTTTATCGCGATTTGGAGATGGAAATTAGGAATTTAGTTTCTAAAGAACTGCAAAGAGGCAAGGTGGATTTAAGCATCTCGGTTGAAGAAACGGCTGAAACAAAAGCTATTCCTATTAATGAGGCTGTTTTTATGGCTTATTATAATCAGCTTAATAGCATATCAAAAAACAATGATTTAGAACTAAATCCTTCAACAGCTATTCCTGCTGTGCTTCGTTTGCCTGAAGTAGTTAAGGCAACCAAGGAAGAGATAGAACCCGATGAACTTAAGGTTGTAAAAGAAACATGTTTAGATGCATTACGTGCTCTTGTTGATTTTAGAAAGCAAGAGGGTGCTATCCTTCAGAATGATCTGTTAAGTAGGGTGCAACATATCTTAGATTACCTTGACAAGGTTATCCCTTTCGAGAAACAAAGAATTGAAAATGTTCGGAACCGTTTAGCTGAATCACTTAAACTGCTCTCTAACGACATAAAGGTTGATGCAAATAGGTTTGAACAGGAGGTAATATACTATTTAGAAAAACTTGATATTACAGAAGAAAAAGTTCGTTTAAAGCAGCATTGTAATTATTTCACCGAAACCGTGGCTCTAAATGAGCCTGTGGGCCGAAAACTTGGGTTTATTGCTCAGGAAATGGGACGTGAAATCAACACCCTTGGTTCAAAAGCAAATGATGCCGAAATTCAAAGAATAGTAGTGATGATGAAAGATGAGCTGGAGAAAATTAAAGAACAGGTTTTAAACATTTTGTAA
- a CDS encoding DMT family protein: MQKGILTIALLVLSNTFMTLAWYGHLKFKEMRWFENVGLIGIVLISWGIALFEYFFQVPANRIGFKGNGGPFSLVELKVIQEAITLLVFMGFSFFAFKTETIKLNHIIGFGFLILAVYFIFKK, from the coding sequence ATGCAAAAAGGAATTCTTACCATTGCTCTTTTGGTTCTCTCCAACACATTTATGACTTTAGCATGGTATGGCCATCTTAAATTTAAAGAGATGAGATGGTTTGAAAATGTTGGACTTATTGGAATAGTGTTAATAAGTTGGGGAATTGCACTATTTGAATATTTTTTCCAAGTACCTGCGAATCGTATTGGATTTAAAGGCAATGGTGGGCCTTTCTCGCTCGTAGAGCTTAAAGTAATTCAAGAGGCAATTACACTTTTGGTTTTTATGGGGTTTTCATTCTTTGCTTTTAAAACTGAAACAATAAAGCTAAACCATATCATAGGGTTTGGGTTCTTAATACTTGCCGTGTATTTTATTTTTAAAAAATAA
- a CDS encoding DUF1987 domain-containing protein, giving the protein MKPLRINAEIDSPEIFFNPESRVFSISGISHPENPKEFYQQVIDWLDEFYEYMKNQEPSKIIVDLNFRYINSTSYKYLREVLRKIATFRDSNFEVEVLWYYHEEDEELLHEGVVLFELPDINLPYKCIPYN; this is encoded by the coding sequence ATGAAACCTTTAAGAATTAACGCTGAAATAGATTCACCCGAAATATTTTTTAACCCTGAAAGTAGAGTTTTTTCTATTTCAGGGATATCACACCCTGAAAATCCCAAGGAGTTTTATCAACAAGTTATAGATTGGTTAGATGAGTTTTACGAATACATGAAAAACCAAGAACCCTCAAAAATAATAGTTGACCTAAATTTTAGATATATTAACTCCACATCATACAAATATCTTCGTGAAGTATTGCGAAAGATTGCTACATTCAGAGATTCAAATTTTGAGGTTGAAGTTCTATGGTACTACCACGAGGAAGATGAAGAGCTCCTTCATGAAGGAGTTGTACTCTTTGAACTACCCGATATCAACTTACCATACAAATGTATTCCTTACAACTAA